The proteins below come from a single Saccharopolyspora sp. SCSIO 74807 genomic window:
- a CDS encoding putative leader peptide — translation MGAPATRLLLVARRYVDLRRVSSALCRRQG, via the coding sequence ATGGGTGCGCCCGCAACTAGGCTTCTGCTGGTCGCCCGCCGCTACGTGGACCTGCGGCGGGTGTCCAGCGCGCTTTGCCGTCGCCAGGGCTGA
- the hemW gene encoding radical SAM family heme chaperone HemW yields the protein MPSQPPPGEPAPTDGALPAGALTDLGQRPFGVYVHVPFCATRCGYCDFNTYTADELGSAAGFADWLDGLRAELDLGARVLDAGDSPVPSAETVFVGGGTPSLLGAERLGAVLDAIRSSFGLRADAEVTTESNPESTSPEFFAGLREAGYTRISLGMQSAAEHVLRVLERRHTPGRAVAAAQEARAAGFGHVNLDLIYGTPGETDQDLRDSLDAVLEAGVDHVSAYSLIVEDGTAMARKVRRGDLPMPDEDVLADRYEILDSKLAEAGLRWYEVSNWASDDDARCRHNLGYWQGGDWWGAGPGAHSHVGGVRWWNVKHPARYSALLADGASPAQAREVLDAEDQRVERIMLELRVAEGLPVAALDADGAVAAKQAAEDGLLLPDALRAGRCVLTDRGRLLADAVVQRLL from the coding sequence GTGCCTTCGCAGCCACCACCAGGTGAACCGGCCCCGACCGACGGTGCACTGCCCGCCGGCGCGCTGACCGATCTCGGGCAGCGGCCGTTCGGCGTGTACGTGCACGTCCCGTTCTGCGCCACCCGCTGCGGGTACTGCGATTTCAACACCTACACCGCCGACGAGCTGGGGTCCGCGGCGGGATTCGCGGACTGGCTGGACGGGCTGCGCGCCGAACTCGACCTCGGTGCCCGAGTGCTGGACGCGGGCGACTCGCCCGTCCCGAGTGCTGAGACGGTGTTCGTCGGCGGCGGTACCCCCTCGCTGCTCGGTGCCGAACGGCTCGGCGCCGTGCTCGATGCGATCCGGTCGTCCTTCGGCCTCCGCGCCGACGCCGAGGTCACCACCGAATCCAACCCGGAATCGACCTCGCCGGAGTTCTTCGCGGGCCTGCGCGAAGCCGGCTACACGCGGATCTCGCTGGGAATGCAGTCGGCGGCCGAACACGTCCTGCGCGTGCTGGAACGCCGCCACACCCCCGGCCGGGCGGTCGCGGCTGCGCAGGAGGCGCGGGCGGCCGGGTTCGGCCACGTCAACCTCGACCTGATCTACGGCACGCCGGGGGAGACCGACCAGGACCTGCGGGACTCGTTGGACGCGGTGCTCGAAGCGGGCGTGGACCACGTCTCGGCGTACTCGCTGATCGTCGAGGACGGCACCGCGATGGCCCGCAAGGTCCGTCGCGGGGATCTGCCGATGCCGGACGAGGACGTGCTGGCCGACCGCTACGAGATCCTCGACTCCAAGCTGGCCGAGGCCGGTTTGCGCTGGTACGAGGTCTCGAACTGGGCGTCCGATGACGACGCCCGCTGCAGGCACAACCTGGGCTACTGGCAGGGCGGCGACTGGTGGGGCGCCGGACCCGGCGCGCACAGCCACGTCGGTGGGGTGCGCTGGTGGAACGTCAAGCACCCCGCGCGCTACTCGGCGCTGCTGGCCGACGGCGCCTCGCCTGCGCAGGCGCGGGAAGTGCTCGATGCCGAGGACCAGCGGGTGGAGCGGATCATGCTCGAACTCCGCGTCGCCGAAGGGCTTCCGGTCGCAGCGCTGGACGCGGACGGGGCGGTCGCCGCCAAGCAGGCCGCCGAGGACGGCCTGCTGCTGCCGGACGCGCTGCGCGCGGGCCGTTGCGTGCTCACCGACCGCGGCCGCCTGCTTGCCGACGCGGTCGTGCAGCGGTTGTTGTGA
- a CDS encoding PIN domain-containing protein, translating into MRVYVDSSALLKRAIKEAESEPLAEEIDRLHRDGTLLLSASLAWTEVARALRTRAAASYQEMAEDLRQAMLGIAEHPLDAEIMNLSRRIEPNQLRSLDAIHLAAAIAVDADLMITYAARLAEAADANGIPVSAPS; encoded by the coding sequence ATGCGCGTTTACGTGGACAGCAGCGCGCTGCTCAAACGAGCGATCAAAGAAGCCGAGTCCGAACCGCTCGCCGAGGAGATCGATCGGCTCCACCGGGACGGCACACTGCTGCTTTCCGCTTCGCTGGCATGGACCGAGGTTGCTCGCGCACTGCGCACTCGTGCCGCTGCCTCGTACCAGGAGATGGCCGAGGACCTGCGACAGGCCATGCTGGGCATTGCCGAGCACCCGTTGGACGCCGAGATCATGAATCTGTCCCGCCGGATCGAACCGAACCAGCTCCGTTCGCTTGACGCGATCCATTTGGCGGCCGCGATCGCGGTCGACGCCGACTTGATGATCACCTATGCCGCTCGGCTGGCCGAAGCCGCCGATGCGAACGGCATACCGGTCAGCGCTCCTTCTTGA
- a CDS encoding ribbon-helix-helix protein, CopG family: protein MALNLRLRPEAEQALREEAERTGRSQQELLRAALDEFLGLSQPETPHHEWEHLIASGKVLPPRGAYRKVIPTKTLPEGQRSIDLLDRDDRL from the coding sequence ATGGCTCTCAACTTGCGCCTTCGTCCCGAGGCTGAGCAGGCACTTCGCGAGGAGGCAGAACGAACCGGACGCTCGCAGCAGGAGCTGCTGCGCGCGGCGCTCGACGAGTTTCTCGGTTTGTCCCAGCCCGAAACCCCGCACCACGAGTGGGAGCACTTGATCGCCTCCGGCAAGGTGCTCCCGCCGCGCGGTGCATATCGCAAAGTCATCCCGACGAAGACACTTCCGGAAGGTCAGCGCAGCATCGACCTGCTCGACCGAGACGACCGGCTCTGA
- the hrcA gene encoding heat-inducible transcriptional repressor HrcA yields the protein MNADQRRIEILRAIVADYVSTNEPVGSKALVDRHNLGVSSATVRNDMAALEEEGLIVQPHTSAGRIPTDAGYRLFVDRLHEIKPLTTAERRAIQAFLEGALDLDDVMRRSVRLLAQLTQQVAVVQYPTLARSTVRHVEVVTITPARLMLVLITDTGRVDQRMVDLGDVIGDEDVSRLRGVLNHAMAEKRLADASAAVAELPEQSPPELRDTMTRVSSVLIESLVEHPEERMVLGGTPNLTRNVADFPNSLRQVMEALEEQVVVLKLLAASRDASTVTVRIGMENEAEEMQTTSVVSTGYGTHGMVLGGMGVVGPTRMDYPGTMAAVRAVAAYVGEILAGR from the coding sequence GTGAACGCCGATCAACGCCGGATCGAGATCCTGCGGGCCATCGTGGCCGACTACGTGTCGACGAACGAACCCGTGGGCTCGAAGGCGCTGGTCGACCGGCACAACCTCGGGGTGTCCAGCGCCACCGTGCGCAACGACATGGCCGCCCTCGAAGAGGAAGGCCTCATCGTCCAGCCGCACACCAGCGCGGGCCGGATCCCGACCGATGCGGGCTACCGGTTGTTCGTGGACCGGCTGCACGAGATCAAGCCGCTCACCACCGCCGAACGCCGTGCGATCCAGGCGTTCCTGGAAGGCGCGCTGGACCTGGACGACGTGATGCGCCGCAGCGTGCGGCTGCTGGCCCAGCTCACCCAGCAGGTCGCGGTCGTGCAGTACCCGACGCTGGCGCGCTCCACGGTGCGGCACGTCGAGGTGGTCACGATCACCCCGGCGCGGCTGATGCTGGTGCTGATCACCGACACCGGCCGGGTGGACCAGCGGATGGTCGACCTCGGCGATGTGATCGGCGACGAGGACGTGTCCCGGCTGCGCGGGGTGCTGAACCACGCGATGGCCGAGAAGCGGCTCGCGGACGCCTCGGCGGCCGTGGCCGAGTTGCCCGAGCAGTCCCCGCCCGAACTGCGCGACACCATGACGCGGGTCAGCAGCGTGCTCATCGAGTCGCTGGTGGAGCACCCCGAAGAACGCATGGTGCTCGGCGGCACGCCGAACCTCACCCGCAACGTCGCCGACTTCCCGAACTCGCTGCGGCAGGTCATGGAGGCGTTGGAGGAGCAGGTCGTGGTGCTCAAGCTGCTGGCGGCCTCCCGCGACGCGAGCACGGTGACCGTGCGCATCGGGATGGAGAACGAAGCCGAGGAGATGCAGACGACGTCGGTGGTGTCCACCGGTTACGGCACGCATGGGATGGTGCTGGGAGGCATGGGGGTCGTCGGCCCGACCCGGATGGACTATCCGGGAACGATGGCGGCGGTCCGTGCCGTTGCAGCTTACGTGGGTGAGATCCTGGCGGGCCGGTGA